From Nitrospirota bacterium, the proteins below share one genomic window:
- a CDS encoding metal ABC transporter ATP-binding protein has protein sequence MNDNVIIKFSNATISYQNRTAIRDVSLQIHQGEFVGIIGPNGSGKTTLLKSVLGLVRPTSGSVQIFDCACHKLRCSHKSKIGYIPQKGQIDYNFPVTVGETVMMGRYSSIGLIKRTSRKDKELVLEALREVEMDTYIESPLGHLSGGQQQRVFIARALVQQPEVLLMDEPTTGIDTPTQYSMIKFISNIHKNLKLTILLVTHDINMISPYVDRMALLKTKLYVYGTPAEVLNEKILTEIYGKQVIVTTKDSGTYVIAGDYHHHA, from the coding sequence ATGAACGATAACGTTATAATCAAATTCTCAAATGCCACAATTTCCTATCAGAACAGGACCGCCATCAGAGATGTCAGTCTACAAATTCATCAGGGAGAATTTGTAGGCATTATAGGTCCAAACGGTTCAGGAAAGACTACCCTGCTTAAATCAGTACTTGGGCTTGTGCGCCCTACTTCCGGATCTGTGCAGATATTTGATTGTGCATGTCACAAGCTACGGTGCAGCCACAAATCAAAGATTGGATATATACCTCAAAAAGGGCAGATAGATTATAACTTCCCTGTTACAGTAGGAGAAACCGTAATGATGGGCAGATACAGCTCTATCGGCCTTATTAAGCGGACATCCCGTAAGGATAAAGAGCTTGTGTTAGAGGCACTAAGAGAGGTAGAAATGGATACCTATATAGAGTCACCTCTTGGACACTTATCAGGAGGGCAGCAGCAAAGGGTATTCATAGCACGGGCACTTGTACAACAGCCGGAGGTCTTACTAATGGACGAACCGACTACAGGGATTGATACACCTACACAGTACAGTATGATCAAGTTTATCTCAAACATTCACAAGAATCTGAAACTTACCATACTCCTTGTTACACATGACATAAACATGATCAGCCCTTATGTAGACCGTATGGCACTTCTCAAAACTAAGCTCTATGTGTATGGGACGCCTGCTGAGGTCTTAAATGAAAAGATACTTACTGAGATATACGGGAAGCAGGTTATTGTAACTACAAAAGACAGTGGCACGTATGTCATAGCCGGAGACTACCACCACCATGCTTGA
- a CDS encoding zinc ABC transporter substrate-binding protein, producing MQKLSYNFLLITTAVLLFISSSTNALAGQKIKVVTTLTFLEDFVKNVGGSRVEVKSLLTGLESEHTYTPKPSDIASVRDAKVLVKIGLGLEIWVDSLIKNASNNNLMVITTSSGIPLLRNEEWDTHGHDAHAGNPHIWLDPERAKVMIRHITDALIKIDPEGRKIYLSNQSEYFKKIDIMRKHIENKLSNIPDRKIITHHPAWPYFAQRFKLIIADNIQIQVGSEPSAKHVAAIINKIRQEKIRAIVSEPQLNPKTPKAIADETGAKLITLTPVPGGLPGTGTYIEMMEYNGEQLVKGLSGEQK from the coding sequence TTGCAGAAACTGTCATATAATTTTTTACTTATTACAACAGCCGTTCTACTCTTTATCAGTTCTTCAACAAATGCACTTGCCGGCCAGAAGATAAAGGTTGTGACAACCCTTACCTTTCTCGAAGACTTTGTTAAAAACGTGGGAGGAAGCAGGGTTGAGGTAAAAAGCCTTCTGACCGGGCTGGAGAGCGAGCATACATATACACCGAAACCCAGCGATATTGCCTCGGTTAGGGATGCTAAGGTGCTTGTAAAGATCGGACTCGGTCTTGAGATATGGGTTGACTCTTTGATTAAAAATGCCTCAAACAATAATCTAATGGTCATTACAACATCAAGCGGTATACCTTTATTAAGAAATGAAGAATGGGATACTCACGGACATGACGCCCATGCAGGGAACCCACATATCTGGCTTGACCCTGAAAGGGCAAAGGTCATGATAAGACACATTACTGATGCATTGATAAAGATAGACCCTGAAGGAAGGAAGATTTATCTGTCAAATCAGTCGGAGTATTTTAAAAAGATAGATATAATGCGTAAACATATTGAAAATAAACTAAGTAATATACCGGACAGAAAGATTATTACTCATCACCCTGCATGGCCTTACTTTGCACAGAGATTCAAATTAATAATTGCCGACAATATCCAGATACAGGTCGGCTCAGAACCTTCGGCAAAACACGTCGCAGCCATTATAAACAAGATAAGACAGGAAAAAATAAGGGCTATAGTATCTGAACCTCAGTTGAATCCAAAGACCCCAAAGGCCATAGCTGATGAAACAGGTGCAAAACTGATAACCCTCACACCTGTTCCAGGAGGACTGCCGGGGACAGGGACTTACATTGAGATGATGGAGTATAACGGGGAACAGCTTGTCAAGGGATTGAGCGGGGAGCAGAAGTAA
- a CDS encoding metal ABC transporter permease, protein MLEMLSYEFMQRAILASIIIGLVCSIIGVFVILKNLTFIGAGTSHAAFAGVTLGYLTGYNPLSVAIIFSLITVWIVGYLNKKGALMLDTSVGIFYSLTMALAVLFIGLMKVYNAEVYGYLFGSILSVTKMDLKVILILGTIVLSIVYLFFKEFHFITFDEEMAKASGIPTGWLSFLLLNMIALTIVVSLKSVGAILVFALIVTPAAAAYQLTYSMVRMFIYSGIIGVVSSVAGVLLSYWFDLPSGATTVLFVSGVFVLSVVFSPKRRIKELENG, encoded by the coding sequence ATGCTTGAGATGCTTTCTTATGAATTCATGCAGAGGGCTATCCTTGCTTCTATAATTATCGGGCTTGTCTGTTCAATAATAGGTGTCTTTGTAATCCTTAAAAATCTCACATTTATCGGCGCAGGCACATCTCATGCGGCATTCGCGGGTGTTACCCTCGGATACCTTACAGGGTATAACCCCCTTTCAGTTGCAATAATATTCAGTCTGATAACAGTATGGATAGTAGGTTATCTCAATAAAAAGGGCGCACTTATGCTCGATACATCCGTAGGGATATTCTACTCTCTGACAATGGCTCTGGCAGTGTTGTTTATCGGACTTATGAAGGTCTACAATGCGGAGGTATACGGCTACCTGTTCGGCAGTATATTATCAGTAACAAAAATGGATTTGAAGGTCATATTGATACTTGGGACGATTGTCCTGAGCATTGTTTATCTCTTCTTTAAAGAATTCCATTTCATTACATTTGATGAAGAGATGGCAAAGGCAAGCGGTATCCCTACCGGATGGCTCTCCTTCCTGCTATTAAATATGATTGCCCTTACCATTGTAGTATCATTAAAATCAGTTGGGGCAATCCTTGTATTTGCACTGATTGTAACGCCTGCAGCAGCCGCTTATCAATTAACTTACAGCATGGTCAGGATGTTTATTTATTCAGGTATAATCGGGGTGGTTTCTTCAGTGGCAGGGGTGCTTCTATCCTACTGGTTTGACCTTCCATCAGGGGCGACTACTGTACTGTTTGTTTCGGGGGTATTTGTCCTGTCAGTCGTCTTTTCTCCGAAAAGACGGATCAAAGAACTTGAAAATGGATGA